In Comamonas koreensis, the genomic stretch GAACATCTCCTGGGGGCTGTACCAGATCAGGACGGACTTGTTGACAGTTTTCATGCAGACAGGAGGGAGGGCCGCAGCAGCAAACCGGCTGCCGCCCGAAACATTCATAAAATCATAGACCAGAACAAAAAGCGCAGCCCCCAGCAGCCCTATGGACTTGGGAAAGCCGTTTTGCCCCTAATATTGCAATTATGTCGAAGACGAACAACACCAACAGCCGCATAGCCGATAACAAGAAGGCTGCATTCAACTATTTCTTTGAGGAACGCTTCGAAGCGGGCATGGTGCTGCACGGCTGGGAGGTCAAGGCGCTGCGCGAGGGCAAGGCCCAGCTCACCGATGGTTATGTGCTGGTCAAGAATGGCGAGCTCTTTCTGATGGGCTGCCAGATCAACCCGCTCAAGACCGCCTCCACCCATGTCAGCCCCGATGCCGCACGCATCAAGAAGCTCTTGATGAAGAAGGACGAGATCAAGCGCCTGATCGGCAAGGTCGAGCAAAAGGGCTACACCCTCGTCCCCATCAACCTGCACTGGAAAAACGGCCTGGCCAAATGCGATATTGCACTGGCCAAGGGCAAGGCCGAACATGACAAGCGCGATGTGATCAAGGACCGCGAAGGCAAGCGCGAGGTAGAGCGCGCGATGAAGGTGCATAACCGTTGATAGACCAGATGGCCCAATGGCGGTTGCACCTGGGCGCCAGCGTAGAGACTTTGAACAGGTTCTAAGATAGCGGCTCCATCCTGACTGGAGACCCCGCCATGCACACACTGCTGCGGCTTGCACGCTTTGGCCTGGCCGCCCTGGTGCTCGCAGCCATCGGCCAACAGCTGTCCCTGCATGCCGCGCACGGCCTGCGTTTTGCCAACTTCTTCAGCTATTTCACGGTGCTGTCCAATCTGTTGGCGGCGCTGGTGCTGGTGCTCGGTGCCTGCACACCGGCGCGTGCTGAGCGCCCCTGGCTCAGCCAGTTGCGTTTTTTCTCTGCGCTCAACATGGCCATTGTCGGCCTGGTGTTTGCCTTGCTGCTGCGCAACCTGGATGTCGGCCTGATGCAGGCCTGGATCAACAGGGTGCTGCACTACCTGATGCCGGTCGCCGTGGTGCTCGACTGGCTGCTCGCCCCGCCGGCCGCGCCGCTGGCACGCAAGGTCCTGGGCAAGGCGTTGGTCCTGCCGGCGCTCTACCTCCTCTACACCTTGCTGCGCGGCCAGCTGACGGGCTGGTATCCCTACCCCTTCCTGAACCCGGCCCATGTCGGTGGTTTCGGGGGTGTGGCGGCCTATGCGGCCACGATTGCGCTGGGTTTTGTGGTGCTGGGTAGTGGGCTGCTGGTCGCCGCCCAAGGCATGACTGCCAGCAAGCGCATGCGATAAGACCCGACACAGCGGGCCGGCAGCTGAGCGCGGTGTGTTCGAGGATGGGCATCTGTCCGACATGGCGGGCCAGCGCCCCCACCTATATTGAGGACACCATCAACCAACCTGGGTGCCGTCTATGTTCTCCAAGCTTGCTGTACTGGCCATTCCGCTGTCCGCCGTTCTTTTGACCGCCTGTGGCTCCATGCACCACAAAGCGTCGGATACGAGCACGCCAGTGCGATCCGCAGATGGCGTGCTCGTCGGCCCCGATGGCCGCACGCTCTACACCTTCACCAAGGACACCGCTGGCAGCGGTGCATCCACCTGCTACCAGCAGTGCGCCACCAACTGGCCGCCACTGGGCGTGGCTGCAGGTGCCAAGCCGATTGGTGACTTCAGCATCATCACCCGCACCGACAACACCCAGCAATGGGCTTACAAGGGCTGGCCACTGTACTACTTTGCCAAAGACAGCCAGGCAGGCGACAAGCGTGGCGATGGCATGGGCGGCGGTGTGTGGAAGCTGGCCAAGCCTTGATCGGCTAACGCCCTTCAGCTTTAGTGCAAACAACAAGAGGTGGCCTTACGGCCACCTCTTTGCGTTGGGGCGCTCTGTCCAGCGCGCTGCTTATTTGGACTTGTCGCGCAGATTGCTGCTGTAGCGCTCCAGCCAAGTGGAGACCTTGCTCAAGGCCTGGCCGCCCTTGCCCAGCAGTTGAGCCAGCTCCGATTCCGCGCGCTCGCGCAAGGTCTCCTCGTTCTCGGGCAGCGGCGGCAGGATGTGGGCGAAATAGGTTTTGCCCAGCACCCGGTGCAGCAAACGCTCGCCGACAAAGGGCTGGTTGCCGTTCAGCGCCCGCGCGCCCTTGATGATGTTGCGGATGTCGTACTGCGTAGGGCTGATGTCGGGCACCTGCTTGGGCAGGCCCAGCAAGGTGTAGACACCGATGCGCGCGGTGCGCACCGAGCTTTCCATCGTGAAGATGATGTCATTGCTGGTCTCGACAAACTGGCCGACCAAGGCCAGGTTGGTGCAGCCCTCGGGCACCACATGGGGCCGGTCGCCGGCGGCGCGGGGCATGAACTGCGCCGTGATGTAAGGCATCAAGGCCAGGCGCACCTTGGTGTTGGCCGCCACCGCATCGATCTGGTCGGCAATGCCCAGGTGGTAGCACAGCTCGGCCAGAATCTCGCGGCCCGTGCATTCGGGCATGGTCTTGGCGACATGGTTGCCCTTTTTGTCCATCAGCAGCGCATACACCCACAGCACCAGCACATCGCCGGGCTGGTCGGGAAAATGCGGCTGGCGGTTGCAGGTAAAGCTCATCACCCAGTTCGAATCGGTGAAGGTGATGATGCCGCCGGTCACCGTCTTGCCGGAGTACGGATCGTTGACCGACAGCTCCTTGAGCTTGTCGATCAGCGGTGAGGCTTTGCAGGTCAAGGTGGCCGACTCCCACATCGAGCCCTTCACATCGCCATAGAACTTCTCGGGCCGGCCAAACACCGGCGACTTGGCCGCCAAGCGCTTCCACAGGGTCCAGTCGCTGTCCTCACCCGGCTCCTCATTGCCGCGCGCCAGCACCGGCGCGGTGTCCAGGTCGCCATAGGCCGTGCCTTCGGTCATCGAGCCGGTCAGCGCAAACACCACATCATGGGGGCCGACGTCAATCTGAACCTCCTGACCCGCCGATTTGCAACGGATCCCGGTCACCGTGCGGCTGCCTGCTTCCTCGCGCATGTCCAGGTCATAGACACGGGTGTTGAACTGCACCTTGACGCCCTTGTCCTTGAGCATGCGCGTCAGCGGCACGACAAAGCTGTCGTACTGGTTGTACTTGGGAAACACGAGCGCCGACATGTCGGTGAGGCCATCGATGGCGTCCAGGAAGCGGTGCATGTAGAGCTTCATCTCCAGCAGGCTTTGCCAGTTCTCGAACGCGAACATCGAGCGCCACAGGTACCAGAAATTGGTCTCCAGAAAACTGGCGCTGAAATAGGACTCGATGCTGATGTCGTCGAGTTCCTCCTTGCGCTTGAGCAGCAGCTTGACGATCTCCCACTGGTGCGCCTTGGTCA encodes the following:
- a CDS encoding Pr6Pr family membrane protein: MHTLLRLARFGLAALVLAAIGQQLSLHAAHGLRFANFFSYFTVLSNLLAALVLVLGACTPARAERPWLSQLRFFSALNMAIVGLVFALLLRNLDVGLMQAWINRVLHYLMPVAVVLDWLLAPPAAPLARKVLGKALVLPALYLLYTLLRGQLTGWYPYPFLNPAHVGGFGGVAAYAATIALGFVVLGSGLLVAAQGMTASKRMR
- the smpB gene encoding SsrA-binding protein SmpB → MSKTNNTNSRIADNKKAAFNYFFEERFEAGMVLHGWEVKALREGKAQLTDGYVLVKNGELFLMGCQINPLKTASTHVSPDAARIKKLLMKKDEIKRLIGKVEQKGYTLVPINLHWKNGLAKCDIALAKGKAEHDKRDVIKDREGKREVERAMKVHNR
- a CDS encoding ATP-binding protein, whose protein sequence is MHHKASDTSTPVRSADGVLVGPDGRTLYTFTKDTAGSGASTCYQQCATNWPPLGVAAGAKPIGDFSIITRTDNTQQWAYKGWPLYYFAKDSQAGDKRGDGMGGGVWKLAKP
- a CDS encoding oleate hydratase, translating into MTHADSQASSIRVEANIGEGFWRKGPQDSLPPPDMMGAYMRNRPVLGAPVVGRKAWIIGSGIAGLAAAFYMIRDGGMAGEDITILDTLDVTGGSLDGAGNAEQGYIVRGGREMNWNYDNFWDLFQDVPALELPEGYSVLDEYRFVNDNDPNWSKARLMHQQGKIRDFSTLGLTKAHQWEIVKLLLKRKEELDDISIESYFSASFLETNFWYLWRSMFAFENWQSLLEMKLYMHRFLDAIDGLTDMSALVFPKYNQYDSFVVPLTRMLKDKGVKVQFNTRVYDLDMREEAGSRTVTGIRCKSAGQEVQIDVGPHDVVFALTGSMTEGTAYGDLDTAPVLARGNEEPGEDSDWTLWKRLAAKSPVFGRPEKFYGDVKGSMWESATLTCKASPLIDKLKELSVNDPYSGKTVTGGIITFTDSNWVMSFTCNRQPHFPDQPGDVLVLWVYALLMDKKGNHVAKTMPECTGREILAELCYHLGIADQIDAVAANTKVRLALMPYITAQFMPRAAGDRPHVVPEGCTNLALVGQFVETSNDIIFTMESSVRTARIGVYTLLGLPKQVPDISPTQYDIRNIIKGARALNGNQPFVGERLLHRVLGKTYFAHILPPLPENEETLRERAESELAQLLGKGGQALSKVSTWLERYSSNLRDKSK